A region from the Fusarium musae strain F31 chromosome 1, whole genome shotgun sequence genome encodes:
- a CDS encoding hypothetical protein (EggNog:ENOG41) has protein sequence MSRSSYSYDDEDDYDIRYQKRGPSPGIRYVANPQRTQNYYDAPPGPSYIGADRLNITTMHRSRSRSRTGELSRTRERRASSPPAPVPVIINNKIYNDLSSDDEDTRRKQVARSSRRRRSRSRSRSSSSRSRSSSYMTREEWEAEKTRKELEDLRLQTAREKEERRLVKQYRDEWEAEQARKDLEKNRRASSRERDERQREKDERQLVKGYREEWEAEQSRKELEKMHLAHARDEEERRRLREFKEEEELKQAKRELEKIKGRKARADEEERIKKEIELRRLKEEDAATEERQRREKEANSAVEDYKRRELERVAKEKKLKEQKEKEAAEAVERYKQAEKDRIAKEKADREAKDREYQDRLKQDLAKSGLDDKTIEAILKKEKIKKTQPQHPQPLPHHAMAGPAHRYTPMPIPVNQVAAIPPPPPAGQVARPTYTRMSRRHLSIESLREFGVEFDFDTDPDYLLIRRWVPEWEQDRLWKHTKLIRERRTKMLMVEEKRHSREEPDFEWVRKKDKDKHSRRRSKSPGLLMYLAGARPA, from the exons ATGAGCCGaagtagttatagttacgatgatgaggatgactaCGACATCCGCTACCAGAAGCGTGGGCCTTCGCCTGGCATCCGATACGTTGCGAACCCGCAACGTACTCAAAACTATTACGATGCACCTCCAGGGCCCAGTTACATTGGAGCTGACCGCCTGAATATCACAACCATGCATcgttctcggtctcggtctcgtaCTGGTGAGCTGTCTCGGACTCGAGAGCGTCGCGCCAGCAGTCCCCCGGCCCCTGTTCCTGTAATTATAAACAACAAAATATACAACGACCTCtcctctgatgatgaagatactCGCCGCAAGCAAGTTGCGCGGTCTTCGCGGCGGCgccgctctcgctctcgctctcgctcgTCCTCATCCCGATCTCGATCATCTTCTTACATGACTCGAGAAGAATGGGAGGCTGAGAAAACTcgcaaggagcttgaggatctTCGTCTCCAAACAGCacgggagaaggaggagcgAAGACTTGTCAAGCAATACCGTGATGAGTGGGAGGCCGAGCAAGCACGTAAAGATCTTGAGAAAAATCGACGCGCTAGCTCACGCGAGAGAGACGAGCGGCAACGCGAGAAAGATGAGCGACAGCTTGTCAAAGGATATCGCGAGGAATGGGAGGCGGAACAATCACGTAAAGAGCTTGAAAAAATGCATCTTGCTCATGCGcgcgatgaggaagagcgcCGTCGATTGAGGGAAttcaaagaggaagaagagctcaagcaagccaagcgCGAGCTCGAAAAGATAAAGGGCCGTAAAGCGCGcgctgatgaggaagaacgcatcaagaaggagattgagctGAGGCGcctgaaagaagaagacgccgCCACAGAAGAGAGACAGCGCCGCGAGAAAGAGGCAAATTCTGCTGTTGAGGATTACAAGCGAAGGGAGCTTGAGCGCGTtgccaaagagaagaaactcaaggagcagaaggagaaagaagcagctgaagcagTTGAGCGTTACAAGCAGGCAGAGAAGGATCGCATAGCTAAGGAAAAGGCCGAcagagaagccaaagaccgGGAATACCAGGACCGCTTGAAACAAGACCTCGCCAAGTCAGGACTCGACGATAAGACCATCgaggccatcttgaagaaggaaaagatcaagaagacaCAGCCTCAACATCCGCAGCCTCTACCACATCACGCGATGGCCGGTCCAGCTCACCGTTATACCCCTATGCCCATCCCAGTCAACCAAGTCGCCGCAATTCCTCCTCCACCCCCTGCTGGCCAAGTTGCTCGACCGACGTATACACGCATGTCCCGCCGACATTTGTCAATCGAGTCGTTGCGTGAATTCGGTGTCGAATTCGATTTTGATACA GATCCTGACTATCTACTCATTCGACGTTGGGTTCCGGAGTGGGAGCAGGACCGACTGTGGAAGCACACAAAGCTGATCCGCGAGAGGCGCACCAAGATGCTTATGGTCGAGGAAAAGCGCCACAGCAGAGAAGAGCCAGACTTTGAATGGGTtcgcaagaaggacaaggataaGCATAGCCGCCGCAGGAGTAAGTCACCAGGATTGTTGATGTATTTGGCTGGTGCGCGGCCGGCTTAG
- a CDS encoding hypothetical protein (EggNog:ENOG41), which produces MAEALRDLLAPDQANDPSALEYLTYLAEQESSSLQSSEPQVLSQTSHSLLLAVQALSKRSHKPVVDSAASHASLRTSLPTLAQRALDLVQAVPRLDAQAEHFSSAFGKASESKLLARRKQALLLLRNSERLVDVMEMPLLLSSAVSTAPVNHSSTLELYAHVRRLASLYPDSPLVTSVLDEADAAIRQMAADLIGTLKAPNLKLAAAVRTMGWLKRIVPDLVTDASTEDALPAVFLVCRLSTLLTTLEALEPLRDLADEERLRKDKATSTWSGGQQTERYLKRFIEIFREQSFSIVSVFKSINSSFVTHRNDESDPLGAMPSPMADFPLHMVEMLVETLRVYLPTVKDQTSRESILTQVLYCAGSLGRLGADFGMLLASIGINEWAELVKRHRLLAGRLESVIGDYRGNNASGVAAN; this is translated from the coding sequence ATGGCGGAAGCTCTGAGAGACCTGCTGGCGCCCGATCAGGCGAACGATCCATCTGCCCTGGAGTACCTGACCTATCTTGCCGAACAAGAGTCTAGCTCCCTTCAATCATCCGAGCCTCAAGTCTTATCTCAGACCTCCCATTCCCTACTGCTTGCCGTACAAGCGCTTTCGAAGAGATCCCACAAACCCGTCGTTGATTCGGCCGCGAGCCATGCTTCGCTACGAACGTCCCTACCGACTCTGGCCCAGCGAGCCTTAGATCTTGTCCAGGCAGTGCCCCGACTAGATGCGCAAGCAGAACACTTCTCGTCGGCTTTTGGCAAGGCCAGCGAGAGCAAGTTACTGGCGCGGAGAAAACAGGCACTCCTACTGCTTCGAAACTCGGAACGTCTTGTTGATGTCATGGAAAtgcctctccttctctcgtcCGCTGTCTCGACCGCACCGGTCAATCATTCCTCTACGCTCGAGCTTTACGCGCACGTCCGACGCCTTGCTTCCCTCTACCCAGACTCACCGCTTGTCACTTCGGTCCTAGACGAGGCGGATGCTGCCATTCGGCAGATGGCTGCAGATCTCATTGGAACGCTCAAAGCGCCCAATCTCAAGCTTGCCGCTGCCGTTCGAACGATGGGCTGGCTCAAACGAATCGTTCCGGATCTGGTGACTGATGCATCAACTGAAGACGCACTCCCGGCCGTCTTCTTGGTCTGCCGTTTGTCTACGCTCTTGACAACACTGGAAGCACTGGAGCCTCTAAGAGACCTAGCAGATGAGGAACGACTTCGAAAGGACAAAGCTACCAGCACGTGGTCAGGCGGCCAGCAGACAGAGCGGTACCTGAAACGATTTATCGAGATATTCCGCGAACAGAGCTTTAGCATTGTCTCGGTGTTTAAGAGCATAAATTCGAGCTTCGTGACGCACAGGAACGACGAAAGTGATCCTTTGGGAGCCATGCCTTCCCCAATGGCTGACTTTCCCCTCCATATGGTAGAGATGCTTGTCGAAACGCTGCGAGTCTATCTGCCAACCGTCAAAGACCAGACATCGAGGGAAAGCATTTTGACGCAGGTACTTTACTGCGCGGGCAGTCTGGGGAGGCTGGGGGCTGACTTCGGCATGCTTCTTGCTTCGATTGGTATAAATGAATGGGCTGAGCTTGTCAAACGCCACCGTCTTCTGGCTGGCCGCCTCGAGTCTGTGATAGGCGATTATCGGGGTAACAATGCCAGTGGCGTTGCCGCAAACTGA
- a CDS encoding hypothetical protein (EggNog:ENOG41), which produces MKDPFPLQPSPWLSEKTQPWADYFDLPTLPLHIHEVLAAALLYSVIFWPISPWISNLLAPEHYSKLPRKRRLNWDAHVVSMVQSCLINTLAIWVMFVDAEMSNMEWEERIWGYTGGAGFIQALAAGYFLWDLVVTSINLDVFGLGTLAHAIAALLVYSLGFRPFLNHYACVFILWELSTPFLNVHWFMDKINMTGTRAQLYNGVMLLFTFFSCRLIYGTYSSFRVYRDVWSAINVNPDMKALNLPTMSFAHPDSTVPMWIGVAYLASNVTLNSLNFYWFFMMIRAVRKRFVPTAESEEKIQESPVTEAEIDLSSVSTGLSKPTSGRRRKA; this is translated from the exons ATGAAAGATCCGTTTCCTTTGCAGCCTTCGCCCTGGCTATCAGAAAAGACACAGCCCTGGGCCGACTATTTTGACCTGCCTACACTCCCGCTGCACATACACGAAGTTCTGGCCGCAGCGTTGTTATACTCGGTCATCTTCTGGCCTATATCACCATGGATCTCCAACCTTCTGGCCCCGGAGCACTACTCCAAACTTCCTCGCAAGCGACGGCTCAACTGGGACGCCCACGTTGTTTCCATGGTTCAGAGCTGCCTAATCAATACCCTGGCTATATGGGTAATGTTCGTCGATGCTGAGATGAGCAACATGGAATGGGAGGAACGTATTTGGGGTTATActggtggtgctggattCATCCAGGCTCTTGCAGCTGGATACTTCCTCTGGGATTTAGTAGTCACCAGCATTAACCTCGATGTTTTTGGCTTGGGAACCTTGGCGCACGCAATCGCCGCATTACTTGTCTACTCGCTCGGCTTC CGTCCATTTCTCAACCACTACGCCtgtgtcttcatcctctggGAGTTATCCACACCTTTCCTCAATGTTCACTGGTTTATGGATAAAATTAACATGACGGGTACGCGCGCGCAACTATACAATGGCGTCATGCTCCTTTTCACATTCTTCTCCTGCCGGCTTATTTACGGAACTTATTCATCCTTCCGTGTGTACCGCGACGTGTGGTCCGCCATTAATGTTAACCCCGACATGAAGGCACTCAATTTACCAACCATGTCATTTGCGCATCCAGACTCCACGGTGCCCATGTGGATTGGCGTCGCCTATTTGGCCAGCAACGTCACCCTCAACAGTCTTAATTTTTACTGGTTCTTCATGATGATTCGCGCCGTACGCAAGCGGTTTGTGCCTACGGCTGAATCAGAGGAAAAGATTCAAGAGAGCCCAGTGactgaggctgagattgaTCTGTCTTCCGTCTCAACAGGTTTATCCAAGCCCACTAGCGGTCGTCGCCGCAAGGCATGA
- a CDS encoding hypothetical protein (BUSCO:EOG09261404) has product MGFLGVYRALYDYVPQAEGELAIKDGDLLFILDKNGDDGWWKAKKKAGADDEEEPTGLIPGNYVEEAQPVDHARALFDYTRQTDEELSFHEDATLAVYDTADPDWILTGLDGEYGFVPSNYIEMGASAESAQPPLPSPPPALPSRPPQAPSISSPEPEVASLDLPNDTAPTPSNPAAAIAGVMHGRSVSQQSQQAAAPRQPPRASVTFSEPPEVEDEPVRSPTLPARPRVPAPPSPTYDEPPSPIHTRSFQDHRDPDRRQDVERTPGGFHMYNINEMISIMGKKKKMPTTLGINLLTGIILVAPEHASDGPSQEWTADRMTHYSREGKHVFMELVRPSKSVDFHAGAKDTAEEIVSMLGELAGAVRAEGLREVIMAGTQGSSGGGQKKGQVLYDFMAQGDDEVTVAVGDEVLVIDDTKSEEWWQVRRLKNGKEGVVPSSYIEITGSIPLPSSSGINSAKSLVEQNRLEEIRLTKEAMKAGKEPQQVGPGMPLPERGSSLMARETGNNSGQQRSRRENGRSDGGSQSRSKSKPDASKVRTWTDRSRSFSVEAQFLGLKDGKIHLHKMNGVKIAVPITKMSREDLEYVENFTGISLEDDKPLADVKRARSAEKKSPERSPSAGASVDKDAKSDYDWFQFFLSCEVAVGLCERYAQAFIKDSMDESVLPDVDATTLRALGIREGDIIKVMRTLDAKYGRSRGGKRGTADGVDGEGGLFSGPGGALRNNTRKGRPAPAVQTSDVVDASAFSRGDSSKTGENDSRSPPPTSPTNKGPETRQASSSGFDDDAWDVKPSKQQSPPKAQPAVESVQKPAPAPTPVSPPPPALTGSMQELSLLSTPLEPTRAEPPAAPAPAPVIAAQPTSTPVSQPLAGATPSFFTSVAQARQRPTPPQGTANQGSLVPPPPQRPLSAPQSAQPSGFAPPPMMPQMTGALQGQVAPPGQSLSEITQARLQQQYTAQMQQQQAPQQMQPNMTGFPGQQGPGLMSYATGAGQFMQPMMTGMQGPNQFVPMQAQPTGFQPPFPATQSMYGAPTGGINSYLPPALEPQRTGMPGLQPQATGMTNMGGIGSMNNVQVPQPLQPQQTGPPPPVRFGVTNETKKLAPQATGRRANLAQATPQNPFGF; this is encoded by the exons ATGGGGTTTCTAGGTGTCTACCGGGCTCTCTACGACTACGTGCCCCAAGCTGAGGGAGAGCTCGCAATAAAGGATGGAGACttgctcttcatcctcgataAAAACGGCGACGATGGCTGGTGgaaggcaaagaagaaggccggcgctgatgacgaggaagagccaACCGGTCTTATTCCTGGTAATTATGTCGAGGAG GCCCAGCCAGTGGACCATGCCAGAGCTTTATTTGATTACACGCGCCAGACAGATGAAGAATTGTCCTTTCACGAGGATGCTACACTTGCTGTCTACGACACGGCGGACCCCGACTGGATACTGACTGGCCTTGATGGCGAATACGGCTTTGTCCCTTCCAACTACATCGAAATGGGCGCATCTGCTGAGTCTGCTCAGCCCCCGCTGCCGTCTCCGCCGCCGGCGCTACCTTCAAGACCACCACAAGCTCCCTCTATCTCCTCCCCAGAACCAGAGGTCGCATCTCTGGACCTACCGAATGACACGGCACCTACCCCTTCGAaccctgctgctgctatcgCAGGCGTCATGCATGGTCGCTCAGTTTCCCAACAATCTCAGCAAGCTGCCGCTCCTCGACAGCCCCCTCGTGCGTCTGTTACGTTTAGCGAACCCCCCGAAGTCGAGGACGAGCCCGTACGATCACCGACTCTGCCTGCCCGACCAAGAGTACCAGCgccaccatctccaacttATGACGAACCCCCCTCGCCTATACACACCCGTAGTTTCCAAGACCACAGGGATCCGGATCGCCGCCAAGATGTCGAGCGTACTCCTGGCGGCTTTCATATGTATAACATCAACGAGATGATTTCCATcatgggcaagaagaagaagatgcccaCAACATTAGgaattaatcttttaacaGGTATCATACTGGTTGCTCCGGAGCATGCTTCTGATGGACCTTCACAGGAATGGACCGCTGACCGCATGACGCATTACTCGCGCGAGGGAAAGCACGTTTTTATGGAGCTTGTGCGCCCAAGCAAGAGCGTCGACTTTCACGCCGGAGCAAAGGACACAGCCGAGGAAATTGTCAGTATGTTGGGTGAATTGGCTGGTGCTGTACGTGCCGAAGGACTCCGTGAGGTGATCATGGCTGGGACACAGGGCAGCAGTGGTGGTGGCCAGAAAAAAGGCCAAGTCCTGTATGACTTCATGGCCCAAGGTGACGACGAGGTAACTGTTGCTGTGGGAGACGAGGTGCTTGTTATCGACGATACGAAAAGCGAAGAGTGGTGGCAAGTTCGCCGGCTCAAGAATGGTAAAGAAGGAGTCGTCCCTAGCAGCTATATTGAGATCACTGGCTCTATCCCACTACCGTCGTCTAGCGGCATAAACTCAGCCAAGTCCCTCGTCGAACAAAACCGCCTCGAAGAGATCCGATTAACCAAGGAAGCCATGAAGGCTGGCAAAGAACCTCAGCAGGTAGGACCGGGAATGCCTCTCCCTGAACGAGGCAGTAGCCTCATGGCACGAGAAACTGGTAATAATTCGGGACAACAGCGGAGCCGTCGAGAAAATGGACGAAGTGATGGCGGCAGTCAAAGCCGATCAAAGTCCA AGCCTGACGCGTCTAAGGTTCGCACCTGGACAGACCGTTCCCGGTCTTTCAGTGTGGAAGCCCAATTTCTTGGTCTGAAGGACGGAAAGATTCACTTACATAAGATGAATGGTGTCAAGATTGCAGTTCCTATCACAAAAATGTCGCGCGAGGATCTCGAGTATGTTGAAAACTTCACAGGCATATCCCTGGAAGACGATAAGCCGTTGGCAGACGTCAAGAGAGCTCGGTCTGCCGAAAAGAAATCCCCCGAACGTAGCCCTTCAGCAGGCGCATCGGTCGACAAGGATGCCAAGTCCGACTACGATTGGTTTCAGTTTTTCTTGTCTTGCGAGGTTGCAGTGGGGTTGTGTGAGCGCTACGCACAAGCCTTTATCAAGGATTCCATGGATGAGAGCGTACTTCCTGATGTGGATGCCACCACTCTGAGAGCTCTTGGAATCCGCGAGggtgatatcatcaaggtcatgCGTACTTTGGATGCCAAATATGGCCGCAGCCGCGGCGGAAAGAGAGGAACTGctgatggagttgatggtGAAGGGGGTTTGTTCTCTGGACCCGGCGGTGCGCTACGAAACAACACCCGAAAGGGTCGACCCGCGCCAGCGGTCCAAACaagtgatgttgttgatgccagTGCCTTTTCACGAGGAGATTCCTCCAAGACTGGCGAAAACGACAGCAGATCACCCCCGCCCACCAGTCCTACGAATAAGGGCCCCGAAACTCGTCAAGCATCGAGCTCAGGATTCGATGACGATGCCTGGGACGTGAAGCCTAGCAAGCAGCAATCGCCACCTAAAGCTCAGCCTGCTGTTGAGTCTGTTCAGAAGCCTGCCCCTGCCCCTACTCCAGTCTCGCCCCCTCCCCCGGCCTTAACTGGTTCGATGCAAGAGTTATCGCTCCTCTCAACACCCCTCGAACCCACCAGGGCTGAACCACCAGCCGCCCCGGCACCGGCGCCTGTCATTGCTGCTCAGCCAACCTCGACACCCGTATCGCAACCGTTGGCCGGCGCTACCCCCTCATTCTTTACATCTGTTGCTCAGGCTCGGCAACGTCCTACTCCTCCACAGGGTACTGCGAACCAGGGCTCTCTCGTCCCTCCACCACCTCAGCGACCACTTTCAGCCCCGCAATCTGCCCAGCCCAGCGGCTTTGCGCCCCCCCCCATGATGCCTCAGATGACTGGTGCTCTGCAAGGCCAAGTTGCGCCTCCTGGCCAGAGCCTGAGTGAGATCACACAAGCCCGCCTGCAGCAGCAATATACGGCTCAGatgcagcaacaacaagcccCTCAGCAAATGCAGCCCAATATGACTGGATTCCCAGGACAACAAGGGCCTGGCTTGATGTCTTACGCCACTGGTGCAGGACAGTTCATGCAGCCCATGATGACTGGAATGCAGGGACCGAATCAATTCGTCCCAATGCAGGCTCAACCCACAGGTTTTCAACCGCCTTTCCCCGCCACACAGTCGATGTATGGAGCACCTACAGGAGGCATCAACAGCTACCTGCCTCCAGCTCTTGAACCTCAGCGAACAGGTATGCCAGGATTGCAGCCCCAAGCTACTGGTATGACGAACATGGGTGGTATCGGTAGTATGAATAACGTGCAAGTCCCTCAGCCTCTGCAACCACAGCAGACTGGTCCACCTCCTCCCGTGCGATTTGGCGTGACAAATGAGACCAAGAAACTAGCGCCTCAGGCAACAGGGCGTAGGGCTAACCTGGCGCAAGCGA CCCCCCAGAACCCTTTTGGTTTTTAA
- the ADA1 gene encoding putative zinc finger protein (EggNog:ENOG41~BUSCO:EOG09260BYL), whose translation MAGGPIFEESESSALDVRARESDEEIDETRGSGATGHDASHNAPSDAGSHTGNEAEELEDGMLLRDLPKRTTFYDPVAERQMSQTDAKYFYHRNKADARSGGGAGYQSIPQSPFLASGSRPATEYGADSLVLDSSGRRVDSFPPGLEMPNSAVDSGFTQSPTKLDAQPAPFPPSHPSALPHAGQVAQDPRLPDGSSNGLPSGGLFDTEPHITSELSAISKNIQRILDTRRKYIALSNQGPDDNPRDGPDWEIYPPPPEPAWQQSSRQRASTPEHVPGQENTGLNGSKDAVGSMPGELLQEHHEGRRSARRRKPGQDIGEDFDMADILPLPGDDGRSYKLDDSGVYQVFEGHDTQTPAIKVPTIREFYMDLDDILDVSSDGPSKSFAFRRLQYLEGKFNLYVLLNEYQETADSKKVPHRDFYNVRKVDTHVHHSACMNQKHLLRFIKSKMKKFPNEVVLFRDGRHLTLAEVFASINLTAYDLSIDTLDMHAHTDSFHRFDKFNLKYNPVGESRLRTIFLKTDNFIHGRYLAEITKEVISDLESSKYQMVEWRISIYGKSIDEWDKLAAWVVDNKLFSHNVRWLIQIPRLYDVYKASGLMETFEQVVKNVFQPLFEATKDPSSHPKLHIFLQRVIGFDSVDDESKVERRLFKKFPVPKVWDTKQNPPYSYWIYYLYSNLVSLNYWRKKRGFNTLVLRPHCGEAGDSEHLAVAALCCHSISHGLLLRKVPLLQYVFYLDQIGIAMSPLSNNALFLAYERNPFHQYFKRGLNVSLSTDDPLQFAFTKEPLIEEYAVAAQIYKLNSVDMCELAKNSVKQSGYELSIKEHWLGRGCNKPGKEGNAMVKTNVPDRREEFRYFTLMQERDVLSKYVTYDAVNEPPPQAAGNESKMSESVTSLAGQTAGLGAVTGNETANVETSSPVGHHIAKIASQVGLSAGRDQTWSSDPMSDHHLSGTDPRMFPGIFTRGHRTGSHRNLAQVDDDRDTEDDVFGPET comes from the exons ATGGCTG GCGGCCCTATCTTCGAGGAAAGCGAATCAAGCGCGCTTGATGTGCGGGCACGGGAGTCAGATGAGGAGATAGACGAGACTAGAGGTTCTGGTGCAACCGGACATGACGCCTCGCACAATGCCCCATCTGACGCTGGCTCCCACACCGGCAACGAAGCTGAGGAGCTCGAAGATGGGATGCTTCTCCGCGACTTGCCCAAGAGAACTACTTTTTACGATCCTGTCGCTGAGCGTCAAATGAGCCAGACCGACGCAAAATACTTCTACCACCGAAACAAGGCCGATGCACGCAGCGGTGGTGGGGCTGGCTACCAATCTATACCTCAAAGtccttttcttgcttctGGATCTCGCCCTGCAACCGAATATGGTGCCGATAGTCTTGTGCTAGACTCGAGTGGCCGTCGGGTCGATTCTTTCCCTCCTGGGTTGGAGATGCCAAATTCTGCCGTTGACTCGGGGTTTACTCAATCACCTACAAAACTCGATGCGCAACCTGCCCCATTCCCACCTAGTCATCCTTCTGCACTTCCTCATGCTGGTCAGGTTGCCCAGGATCCACGGCTGCCTGATGGCTCCAGCAATGGACTGCCCTCTGGTGGACTCTTTGACACTGAGCCCCATATCACTTCAGAATTGAGTGCTATCTCGAAAAATATTCAGAGAATCCTCGACACCCGGCGCAAATACATCGCCCTCTCGAATCAGGGGCCTGATGATAACCCAAGAGACGGCCCGGATTGGGAAATTTACCCCCCTCCACCAGAGCCGGCATGGCAGCAATCGTCGAGGCAAAGAGCAAGTACTCCGGAGCACGTACCAGGTCAAGAGAATACTGGTTTGAACGGTAGTAAGGATGCTGTTGGGTCCATGCCAGGAGAGTTGCTCCAGGAGCACCATGAAGGTAGACGCTCGGCAAGAAGGCGAAAGCCAGGCCAGGATATTGGAGAGGATTTTGATATGGCTGACATATTGCCTCTGCCGGGCGATGATGGACGCTCATACAAGTTGGACGATAGCGGAGTCTATCAAGTATTCGAAGGCCACGATACTCAGACGCCTGCGATCAAGGTTCCTACAATCAGGGAATTCTACATGGACCTGGACGACATTCTGGACGTCTCATCTGACGGACCTAGTAAGAGTTTTGCATTTCGACGTCTCCAATATCTCGAAGGTAAATTTAACCTATATGTCCTCTTGAATGAGTATCAAGAAACAGCCGACAGCAAGAAGGTTCCCCACCGAGACTTTTACAATGTTCGAAAGGTAGATACCCACGTTCATCATTCTGCGTGCATGAACCAGAAACATCTGCTTCGCTTCATTAAGAGTAAGATGAAGAAATTTCCCAACGAAGTCGTCCTGTTTCGTGATGGTAGACACCTCACCCTAGCCGAGGTCTTTGCTAGTATTAATCTGACAGCTTATGACCTGAGCATCGATACATTGGACATGCAT GCTCACACGGATTCGTTCCATCGCTTCGACAAATTTAACCTCAAGTATAATCCAGTCGGAGAGTCCCGTCTTCGAACTATCTTTCTCAAGACAGATAACTTTATCCATGGCCGGTATCTTGCCGAAATTACCAAAGAAGTCATATCTGATCTTGAGTCAAGCAAGTATCAAATGGTTGAGTGGCGCATCTCCATTTATGGCAAATCTATTGATGAGTGGGACAAGCTTGCCGCTTGGGTGGTTGATAACAAGCTGTTTTCGCACAATGTCCGCTGGCTCATCCAGATACCTCGCCTCTACGACGTCTACAAAGCAAGTGGTCTCATGGAGACGTTTGAACAGGTGGTCAAGAATGTTTTTCAGCCACTCTTTGAAGCCACCAAGGACCCATCAAGTCATCCGAAGCTGCATATTTTCCTTCAGCGAGTGATTGGTTTCGACAGTGTTGACGACGAGAGTAAAGTCGAGCGTCGGCTGTTCAAGAAGTTCCCTGTGCCGAAAGTATGGGATACCAAACAGAATCCGCCATATAGTTACTGGATTTACTATCTCTACTCTAATCTGGTGTCATTGAATTACTGGCGCAAGAAGCGCGGTTTCAACACGCTGGTTCTACGACCCCATTGCGGAGAAGCTGGTGACAGCGAGCACTTAGCTGTTGCTGCCTTGTGCTGTCATAGCATCAGCCACGGACTGCTCCTACGCAAAGTCCCCCTTCTTCAGTATGTCTTTTACCTGGACCAAATCGGCATTGCCATGTCACCGCTGAGTAACAATGCCCTGTTCCTTGCCTATGAGCGGAACCCTTTCCACCAGTACTTCAAGAGGGGTCTCAATGTCTCACTATCTACGGACGATCCTCTGCAGTTTGCTTTCACCAAAGAGCCATTAATCGAGGAGTATGCTGTTGCGGCACAGATTTACAAGCTGAACTCGGTTGACATGTGTGAGCTCGCCAAGAACTCTGTTAAACAAAGTGGTTACGAGTTGTCCATTAAGGAGCATTGGTTAGGGCGTGGATGCAATAAGCCAGGAAAGGAAGGAAACGCCATGGTCAAGACAAATGTTCCTGATCGAAGGGAAGAATTCCGCTACTTCACCTTGATGCAGGAGAGGGATGT ACTGTCGAAATATGTCACTTACGATGCTGTGAATGAGCCCCCTCCACAAGCTGCTGGCAATGAAAGCAAGATGTCGGAGTCAGTGACGTCCCTGGCTGGCCAAACCGCGGGCTTAGGGGCCGTGACGGGCAATGAGACTGCCAATGTCGAGACTTCTTCACCAGTTGGCCATCACATTGCAAAGATCGCATCCCAAGTTGGTCTGTCAGCCGGCCGAGATCAAACATGGTCCAGCGATCCTATGTCAGACCACCATCTCTCCGGAACCGATCCGAGAATGTTCCCTGGCATTTTTACTCGTGGACACCGCACAGGTAGCCACCGGAATCTTGCCCAAGTTGATGACGACCGCGACACTGAAGACGATGTTTTCGGCCCTGAGACCTGA
- a CDS encoding hypothetical protein (EggNog:ENOG41), translating into MSHPRTGSHQITLKREYSLSRRRKTVSRTTIRTQLDQLRSTGRYDCARLNWRPIYDDKSTWPVPYHLFWDSYVAKWIEGACYFLADPDEYDEDIDQSVRELVDMISSAQQRDGYLNVHYTVVEQGKRWTNIRDMHELKLTWWRRYNAGHLIEAAIAHKEYYRNNILLEPIEKYVSPITEHFDPGEDQSRGYSGHSEIELSLFRLYAAAGNTGVRLGTVFSDGTREY; encoded by the exons ATGTCGCATCCACGAACTGGTTCTCACCAGATAACCTTGAAAAGAGAATATAGTCTATCAAGACGAAGAAAGACTGTTTCGCGCACTACAATTCGTACCCAACTCGATCAGCTGCGATCAACCGGGCGGTATGACTGCGCCAGGCTCAATTGGCGCCCTATCTACGACGACAAGTCCACGTGGCCCGTTCCATACCATTTATTCTGGGACAGTTATGTCGCTAAATGGATTGAGGGGGCTTGTTACTTCCTAGCTGATCCAGATGAGTATGACGAGGATATTGACCAGAGTGTCCGCGAGCTTGTGGACATgatcagctcagctcagcagcGAGACGGCTACTTGAACGTTCATTATACTGTGGTTGAACAAGGAAAGAGATGGACCAACATCCGGGATATGCATGAACT GAAGCTGACCTGGTGGCGCAGATACAATGCCGGCCATCTCATAGAGGCCGCAATTGCTCATAAGGAATACTATAGGAATAACATACTTCTCGAGCCTATTGAGAAGTATGTTTCTCCCATCACGGAACATTTTGACCCCGGAGAAGACCAGTCAAGGGGCTATTCTGGTCATTCTGAAATCGAGCTATCGCTTTTTCGACTGTACGCTGCTGCAGGCAATACCGGAGTTCGACTTGGCACAGTATTTTCTGACGGAACGAGGGAATACTGA